From the genome of Prevotella herbatica, one region includes:
- a CDS encoding sugar-binding domain-containing protein, with protein sequence MKRITILSLLLLMILTSFAQKTINLSGTWDFQIDRNGSYNASQKYDDTIKLPGSMLTNGKGDLPSIHTKWTGSLYDSSYYYNPYMEKYRHTGSIKFPFFLTPEHYYVGYAWYRQNTNIPREWKRNRVVLFLERPHIETTVFVNGKEVGHQMSLSVPHEYDITDYVKFGKTNSIAIKIYNGIENVGVGQDSHSVTDQTQGNWNGIVGKIQLRSQKSIFTVKTFPDLNTGNVKILVNNKEYNLKIDNPQPWSEFTPNLYTRSVIYCGDTIPVTFGFRNIEVKGRDIMLNGKPIYIRGTVENCNFPLTGYPPTDVESWKKIIQKCKDYGINTMRFHSYCPPEAAFIAADSLGFYLQPEGPSWPNHGVKLNYKQHIDQYLAEETKKICDYYGNHPSFVMMAAGNEPAGDWVTWCNNWVKTMKEYDNRHIYCGASVGGGWAWDNLSEYHVKGGARGLDWSHKAPQCNDDYLSQIEFPRNYREKEPNNSPIIAHEQGQWCAFPDFKERSLYTGPYKAKNFDIFEDLLKKDGMASQAEKFLYASGKLQVTAYKYEIERNLRTKDYSGFLLLGLNDYSGQGTALVGPLNVFWKEKGYVDSKQWKEFCGKIVPLAKFPKFIFQNTDTLNIPIEVYNASEGDIKDAYIEYSIIDNNTHSNIIAKYNTTIKYGKNNEIRPITLPLNGIKTPSKLTLNVSVNGNTNEWDFWVYPSKVEMPKTKDIYITDTLDSKAIKILNNGGKVLITAGGKIRYGNDVKQTYLPVFWNTSWFKMRPPHTTGSYIMNNHPIFKDFPTDSWQNINWWELINNAQVMNLQEFPEDYQPIYQPIDTWHVSRKLGMIVEANVLKGKLLMTTFDINSNLNNRIVARQLRKSILEYMSGNSFKPEITLDIKVIRDLFEKEAPKVNMFTKDSPDELKPKIIR encoded by the coding sequence ATGAAACGAATAACAATATTGAGTCTTTTGTTATTAATGATTCTAACATCATTCGCCCAAAAGACGATTAATCTGTCTGGTACTTGGGACTTCCAAATTGACCGTAACGGAAGTTATAATGCATCACAAAAATATGATGATACAATAAAACTGCCTGGGTCTATGCTAACAAATGGCAAAGGTGACTTACCTAGTATTCATACAAAATGGACTGGCTCATTATATGACTCTTCATACTACTACAATCCATATATGGAGAAATACCGCCACACTGGCAGTATCAAATTTCCGTTCTTCTTAACTCCTGAACATTATTATGTAGGCTACGCATGGTACCGACAAAATACAAATATTCCAAGAGAATGGAAAAGAAATCGAGTTGTATTATTCCTTGAACGCCCGCATATAGAAACTACGGTATTCGTAAACGGCAAAGAAGTTGGACACCAAATGTCACTATCCGTTCCACACGAATATGACATAACAGATTATGTAAAGTTTGGAAAAACCAACAGCATAGCCATAAAGATATACAATGGCATTGAGAATGTTGGTGTAGGACAAGACTCACATTCTGTAACCGACCAGACACAAGGCAATTGGAATGGTATTGTTGGAAAGATACAACTACGTTCACAAAAAAGTATTTTCACTGTAAAAACATTTCCTGACCTAAACACTGGAAATGTGAAAATATTAGTGAATAACAAAGAATACAATCTAAAAATAGACAATCCGCAACCTTGGAGTGAATTTACTCCTAATCTATACACTCGCAGCGTAATATACTGTGGAGATACAATACCTGTTACTTTCGGATTTAGAAATATCGAAGTAAAAGGACGCGACATTATGCTCAATGGAAAACCGATATACATACGTGGAACAGTAGAAAACTGTAATTTTCCACTAACAGGATATCCACCTACAGATGTAGAATCATGGAAGAAAATAATTCAGAAATGCAAAGATTATGGAATAAACACGATGCGCTTTCACAGCTACTGTCCACCAGAAGCTGCCTTTATAGCTGCTGACAGTCTAGGATTCTATCTTCAGCCAGAAGGACCATCATGGCCAAATCATGGTGTAAAATTAAACTACAAACAGCATATAGACCAATATCTGGCAGAAGAGACTAAGAAAATATGTGATTACTATGGTAATCATCCTTCTTTCGTGATGATGGCTGCTGGCAATGAACCTGCAGGAGACTGGGTTACATGGTGCAACAACTGGGTCAAGACTATGAAAGAATACGACAACAGGCACATATACTGCGGGGCTAGTGTTGGTGGAGGATGGGCTTGGGACAATCTAAGCGAATATCATGTTAAAGGTGGAGCGAGAGGACTTGACTGGAGCCACAAGGCTCCGCAATGTAACGATGATTATCTGTCACAGATAGAATTTCCTCGCAATTACAGAGAAAAAGAACCAAACAATTCTCCTATCATTGCTCACGAGCAAGGACAATGGTGTGCATTCCCCGACTTCAAGGAACGCAGTCTGTATACAGGACCTTACAAAGCTAAGAACTTTGATATATTTGAAGACTTGCTGAAAAAGGATGGCATGGCATCACAGGCAGAGAAGTTCCTTTATGCCAGTGGTAAGCTGCAAGTTACGGCATATAAATACGAAATAGAACGTAACCTACGTACAAAGGACTATTCTGGTTTTCTTTTGTTAGGACTCAATGACTATAGTGGTCAGGGAACAGCTCTAGTAGGTCCTCTCAATGTTTTTTGGAAAGAAAAGGGATATGTAGACAGCAAACAATGGAAAGAATTCTGCGGTAAGATAGTTCCACTTGCAAAATTTCCTAAGTTTATTTTCCAAAATACAGATACACTGAACATACCAATAGAAGTGTATAATGCTTCAGAAGGAGATATTAAAGATGCTTATATAGAATATAGTATCATTGACAATAATACACACAGTAATATAATCGCCAAGTATAACACGACCATAAAATATGGTAAAAACAATGAAATAAGACCTATTACATTGCCGCTTAACGGGATAAAGACACCTAGTAAACTCACACTCAATGTGTCTGTAAATGGCAATACCAATGAATGGGACTTTTGGGTATATCCTTCAAAAGTTGAGATGCCAAAGACAAAAGACATATACATAACAGATACATTGGATTCCAAAGCTATTAAGATATTAAATAACGGAGGAAAAGTTCTCATTACTGCCGGTGGAAAAATACGTTATGGCAACGATGTAAAGCAAACTTATCTACCAGTATTCTGGAATACTAGTTGGTTCAAAATGCGTCCTCCACATACTACAGGATCGTATATAATGAACAACCATCCTATTTTCAAAGACTTTCCTACAGACTCATGGCAAAACATAAACTGGTGGGAGCTTATAAATAATGCACAAGTTATGAATCTTCAGGAATTTCCAGAAGACTATCAACCTATATATCAGCCAATAGATACATGGCACGTAAGTCGCAAGTTGGGAATGATTGTAGAGGCAAATGTTTTAAAGGGTAAACTGCTAATGACAACTTTTGACATAAACAGCAATCTTAACAATAGAATTGTAGCACGTCAACTTAGGAAATCAATACTAGAATATATGTCTGGCAACAGTTTTAAGCCAGAAATAACACTAGATATAAAAGTTATACGTGATTTGTTTGAGAAAGAAGCACCAAAGGTAAATATGTTTACCAAAGACTCACCTGATGAATTGAAGCCTAAAATTATAAGATAA